One Pseudomonas abieticivorans genomic region harbors:
- a CDS encoding putative bifunctional diguanylate cyclase/phosphodiesterase, with protein MPYESRKVALGIDPVSGLPNREQFAADLRDLHVHHTGETRQLVLVDPLEMSWAHDMTLALGLAPFERLIRCIAQRLCRYLEGIAPVYQIGVKRFAFLLPEPVEGFDDFIETLVATLRQPSQIEGIPVRPSLRAGAVRFQVDREALGDVLRKAMYAVEQAQQGRQPWALYDAVHDNAYRRAFNLISDIGPALAGDQLKLVFQPRFAIPDGTQVSAEALIRWNHPRLGPIFPDEFIPVLERNGLIHGLTRWVIETGLRTLAQWSPQTASKLSINLSPHDFDGHDLCGLIQRACVAHGIEPDRLEVEITEGEWLRSNPQVLTELAQLRAMGVDVAIDDFGTGYSNFSYLHQIPANVVKLDKSLITDLEHNPRHQMIARSVIQLARELGYRTVAEGVETFKCLQWVRSFGCDEAQGYFFARPMPEQAFVAWSRAAQFPLAH; from the coding sequence GGAGACGCGGCAGTTGGTGCTGGTCGACCCCCTGGAGATGAGCTGGGCCCACGACATGACCCTGGCGTTGGGCCTGGCGCCGTTCGAGCGCTTGATCCGCTGCATTGCCCAACGTTTGTGCCGGTACCTTGAGGGGATCGCCCCGGTGTACCAGATTGGCGTGAAGCGGTTTGCCTTCCTGTTGCCGGAGCCTGTCGAGGGGTTTGACGATTTTATCGAGACACTGGTCGCTACCCTGCGCCAACCCAGCCAGATCGAAGGCATTCCGGTGCGCCCCTCATTGCGCGCCGGCGCGGTGCGTTTCCAGGTGGATCGCGAGGCACTGGGCGATGTGTTGCGCAAAGCCATGTACGCCGTCGAGCAGGCTCAGCAGGGGCGCCAGCCTTGGGCGCTGTACGATGCGGTGCACGACAACGCCTACCGGCGCGCCTTCAACCTGATTTCCGATATTGGCCCGGCATTGGCGGGCGACCAGTTGAAGCTGGTGTTCCAACCGCGCTTTGCTATCCCCGACGGCACCCAGGTCAGTGCCGAGGCCCTGATCCGTTGGAATCACCCACGCTTGGGGCCGATTTTCCCCGACGAGTTCATACCGGTGCTCGAGCGCAACGGGCTGATCCACGGCCTGACCCGTTGGGTGATCGAAACCGGGTTGCGCACCTTGGCCCAGTGGTCGCCGCAAACCGCTAGCAAGTTGTCGATCAACCTGTCGCCGCACGATTTTGACGGCCATGACCTGTGTGGCTTGATCCAGCGCGCATGCGTGGCCCACGGCATCGAGCCCGACCGTTTGGAAGTGGAGATCACCGAAGGCGAATGGTTGCGCTCCAACCCGCAGGTGTTGACCGAGCTTGCGCAATTGCGCGCGATGGGGGTGGACGTGGCCATCGATGACTTCGGCACCGGCTACAGCAATTTTTCGTACCTGCACCAGATCCCGGCCAACGTGGTGAAGCTGGACAAATCGTTGATCACCGACCTTGAGCACAACCCGCGCCACCAGATGATCGCCCGTTCGGTGATCCAGTTGGCCCGCGAACTGGGTTACCGCACCGTGGCCGAGGGGGTGGAAACGTTCAAGTGCCTGCAATGGGTGCGCAGCTTCGGCTGCGACGAAGCCCAAGGCTACTTCTTTGCCCGGCCGATGCCCGAGCAGGCGTTCGTGGCGTGGAGCCGTGCGGCGCAGTTTCCGCTGGCCCACTGA
- a CDS encoding OprD family outer membrane porin, with protein MKTDVRTTRQTPRNLLLAMAMSLPAYALAASDAIDPALAVNQRPGTLTEPVQQQEPSTLNDIEAPADTGDADTLGEVFSKGKVNGNFRTLYYSAHNSFFTKGLTQDTLSYGGKLGFTTARYNGFSAGLSGYVQRGIGHADDPSERDGYLGPNVTAMGEAYLQYEHDQLKIVAGNQELDVPFASTYDWRIATQLFQGVYAHYGDDDNFLSALRMYRYKSYIDDSFKKQTTYNSHFDAYSGLDDQETDGFWGVGGGRSLNLGTAQLKAKAWQFDYEDYAKLSYVEAQLSQREGVIKPFIGVQAFHENGDGRELLGEVHSRVYGLQLGVKHNSLTASLGYDRIEPDKDSYLNGALVTPYAHNVSSGPLFAQPFLTSTQDLGAGNAYAFDVNGALRDNLFVGGRYSFMDLKASASASSINQSEYLAFAIYKFGGNLKGLSVADFIGLQSQPGQEKDYWQNRLAVEYAF; from the coding sequence ATGAAGACAGACGTGCGCACCACCCGGCAAACCCCACGCAACCTGTTGCTGGCCATGGCCATGAGCCTGCCGGCCTACGCCTTGGCCGCAAGCGACGCCATTGACCCGGCGCTTGCGGTCAACCAACGCCCCGGCACCCTCACCGAGCCTGTGCAACAGCAAGAGCCGTCGACTCTCAACGACATCGAGGCCCCAGCCGACACGGGCGATGCCGACACCCTGGGCGAGGTGTTCAGCAAGGGCAAGGTCAACGGCAACTTCCGTACCCTGTACTACTCGGCGCACAACTCCTTCTTCACCAAGGGCCTGACCCAGGACACCCTCAGCTACGGCGGCAAGTTGGGCTTTACCACCGCGCGCTACAACGGTTTCAGCGCCGGGCTCAGCGGCTACGTGCAGCGCGGCATCGGCCATGCCGACGACCCCAGCGAGCGCGATGGCTACCTGGGCCCCAACGTGACGGCCATGGGCGAGGCGTACCTGCAATACGAGCACGATCAATTGAAGATCGTCGCCGGCAACCAGGAACTGGACGTGCCCTTTGCCTCCACCTACGACTGGCGGATCGCCACGCAACTGTTCCAGGGCGTGTACGCGCACTACGGCGACGACGACAACTTTCTCAGCGCCCTGCGCATGTATCGCTACAAATCCTATATCGACGACTCGTTCAAAAAGCAAACCACCTACAACAGCCACTTCGACGCGTATTCAGGGCTTGATGACCAAGAGACCGACGGCTTCTGGGGCGTGGGTGGCGGGCGCAGCCTGAACCTGGGCACTGCGCAGTTGAAGGCCAAGGCCTGGCAGTTCGACTACGAGGACTACGCCAAGTTGAGCTACGTGGAAGCGCAACTGAGCCAGCGCGAGGGGGTGATCAAACCGTTCATTGGCGTGCAGGCGTTCCATGAAAACGGCGATGGCCGTGAACTGCTCGGGGAGGTGCACAGCCGTGTCTACGGCCTGCAACTGGGCGTCAAGCACAACTCGCTGACGGCAAGCCTGGGGTATGACCGCATCGAGCCGGATAAAGACAGCTACCTCAATGGCGCACTGGTCACCCCTTATGCCCACAACGTCAGCTCCGGCCCCCTGTTCGCCCAGCCGTTCCTCACCAGCACCCAAGACCTGGGCGCCGGCAATGCCTATGCCTTCGACGTCAACGGCGCATTGCGCGACAACCTGTTCGTGGGCGGCCGTTACTCGTTCATGGACCTTAAGGCCAGCGCCAGTGCATCGAGCATCAACCAGTCCGAGTACCTGGCGTTTGCCATCTACAAATTCGGCGGCAACCTCAAGGGCCTGAGCGTGGCAGACTTCATCGGCCTGCAAAGCCAGCCGGGGCAAGAGAAGGATTACTGGCAGAATCGCTTGGCGGTCGAGTACGCGTTCTAA
- a CDS encoding FAD-binding oxidoreductase gives MTDLTHRIQTLCQALPDLEWITAPMQLKRLSKDFHWFSPILKDSLAECLADLGVRPRSEAELLSIVSACAEHGVPVTLRGGGSGNYGQAVPLHGGLVVELTALDQVRWVRDGVARAQCGIRLAALEDLLRPQGWELRCMPSTYRIATLGGLFGGGFGGIGSINYGPLAATGTVLGARVMTLEYPPRIVELRAPEVMQLNHVYGTNGIVLELEIALAPAQHWDEYLLGFDSTEAAFACAEELATTPSITKRNVALFEAAVARYFNALDSVRQPQEAVLICALAAQAEQPLKQILQRHGGRICQYHSAAEVAASGHTLLEYCWNHTTLHALKHDRSLTYLQTAYAPGQTWAQLQRMSQVLEADEVLTHLEFIRDVQGRSVAVGLPLVRYQGAERLNQVIALHRANGVQINDPHVFTLEDGKHGGALDPAILARKHDYDPAGLLNPGKVRSWSTAQ, from the coding sequence ATGACCGACTTGACCCACCGCATCCAGACCCTGTGCCAAGCCCTGCCGGACCTTGAATGGATCACCGCGCCCATGCAACTCAAGCGCCTGTCCAAGGACTTCCACTGGTTCAGCCCCATTTTGAAAGACAGCCTGGCCGAATGCCTGGCCGACCTGGGCGTGCGCCCGCGCAGCGAAGCCGAATTGCTGAGCATCGTCAGCGCCTGCGCCGAACATGGCGTGCCGGTGACCTTGCGCGGTGGCGGCAGCGGCAACTATGGCCAGGCGGTGCCCCTGCACGGCGGCCTGGTGGTCGAACTGACGGCCCTGGACCAAGTGCGCTGGGTGCGCGACGGCGTCGCCCGGGCCCAGTGCGGCATTCGCCTGGCAGCCCTGGAAGACCTACTGCGCCCACAAGGCTGGGAGCTGCGCTGCATGCCGTCCACCTACCGCATCGCCACCCTGGGCGGGCTGTTCGGCGGTGGGTTCGGCGGCATCGGCTCGATCAACTACGGCCCACTGGCGGCGACCGGCACGGTGCTCGGCGCGCGGGTCATGACCCTGGAATACCCACCACGCATCGTCGAGCTACGCGCCCCCGAAGTGATGCAACTCAACCATGTGTATGGTACCAACGGCATCGTGCTGGAGCTGGAAATTGCCCTGGCACCGGCCCAGCACTGGGACGAATACCTGCTGGGGTTCGACAGCACCGAGGCGGCCTTTGCCTGCGCCGAAGAACTGGCCACCACCCCCAGCATCACCAAGCGCAACGTCGCCTTGTTCGAGGCCGCGGTGGCGCGCTATTTCAATGCCCTGGACAGCGTTCGCCAGCCGCAGGAGGCCGTGCTGATCTGTGCCCTGGCGGCCCAGGCCGAACAGCCGCTCAAGCAGATACTGCAACGCCATGGCGGGCGCATCTGCCAGTACCACAGCGCCGCCGAAGTCGCCGCCAGCGGCCACACCCTGCTCGAATATTGCTGGAACCACACCACCCTGCACGCGCTCAAGCATGACCGCAGCCTCACCTACCTGCAGACCGCCTATGCCCCTGGCCAGACCTGGGCGCAACTGCAACGCATGAGCCAAGTGCTGGAAGCGGACGAAGTACTGACCCACCTGGAATTCATCCGCGACGTCCAGGGCCGCAGCGTGGCCGTGGGCTTGCCACTGGTGCGCTACCAGGGGGCCGAACGGCTGAACCAGGTAATCGCCCTGCACCGCGCCAACGGTGTGCAAATCAACGACCCGCACGTGTTCACCCTGGAGGACGGCAAGCACGGCGGCGCCCTGGACCCGGCCATTCTGGCGCGCAAACACGATTATGACCCAGCCGGCCTGCTGAACCCCGGCAAGGTCCGCAGTTGGTCCACCGCACAATAA
- a CDS encoding ABC transporter permease, producing the protein MATNLHSRPLLARESAQRVIIPAVIALLLVLAWQVALVALKVPSYLIPTPWLTLTTLVQDWNVLGPALLFTLKITLMSFALSVLIGVAIAFVFVQSRMIEVAFFPYAVLLQVTPIVAIAPLIIIWVRDTTLAMVVCSTLMAVFPIISNTALGLRSVSPGLLAYFKLRRSSRLQVLMRLRVPTALPYFFAALRISCGLALIGAVVAEFVAGTGGANTGLAYQILQAGFQLNIPRMFAALLLISLAGIALFAGMSLLSQKAIGHWHDSEAQRDQ; encoded by the coding sequence ATGGCGACTAACCTTCATTCGCGCCCTTTGCTGGCCCGCGAAAGCGCCCAGCGCGTCATTATCCCAGCCGTCATTGCCCTGTTGCTGGTGCTCGCCTGGCAAGTGGCGCTGGTGGCCCTGAAAGTGCCCAGCTACCTGATCCCCACGCCCTGGCTGACCCTGACCACCCTGGTGCAGGACTGGAACGTGCTGGGCCCGGCGCTGCTGTTCACGCTGAAGATCACCTTGATGTCGTTCGCCTTGTCGGTGCTGATCGGCGTGGCCATCGCCTTTGTGTTCGTGCAGAGCCGCATGATCGAGGTGGCGTTCTTCCCCTATGCGGTGCTGCTGCAAGTGACGCCGATCGTGGCCATCGCGCCGCTGATCATCATCTGGGTGCGCGACACCACGCTGGCCATGGTGGTGTGTTCGACGCTGATGGCGGTGTTCCCGATCATCTCTAACACCGCCCTTGGCCTGCGCAGCGTATCGCCCGGCTTGCTGGCCTATTTCAAGCTGCGCCGCAGCAGCCGCTTGCAGGTGCTGATGCGCCTGCGGGTGCCCACCGCGTTGCCGTATTTCTTTGCTGCCCTGCGCATCTCGTGCGGGCTGGCGCTGATCGGCGCGGTGGTGGCCGAGTTCGTCGCCGGCACCGGCGGCGCCAACACCGGGCTTGCCTACCAGATCCTCCAGGCCGGCTTTCAATTGAACATCCCACGTATGTTTGCAGCCTTGCTGTTGATCTCCCTGGCCGGCATCGCGCTGTTCGCCGGCATGTCGTTGCTGTCGCAAAAAGCCATCGGCCATTGGCACGACAGCGAAGCGCAGCGTGACCAATGA
- a CDS encoding ABC transporter ATP-binding protein, producing MTSALRAQPALPLPASDARPLAVQALSVEKVYANGTQALRPVDLDIAEGEFVTLLGPSGCGKSTLLKMIAGLIEPSDGRLLLWRKPGSRLSETGKSLSYVFQEATLMPWHSVRKNVRLPLEMDGVPRAEADRRVQIALERVGLERFAQALPRELSGGMQMRVSIARGLVVEPQLLLMDEPFGALDEITRNHLDSDLLSLWQRHAWTVMFVTHSIHEAVFLSQRVIVMAARPGRVVADIHIAEPYPRTAEFRLSARFSEYAMALHQHLVDASSEEPL from the coding sequence ATGACCAGCGCGCTGCGGGCCCAGCCCGCCCTGCCCTTGCCTGCCAGCGACGCCAGGCCATTGGCCGTGCAGGCCTTGTCGGTCGAGAAGGTTTACGCCAACGGCACCCAGGCCCTGCGCCCGGTGGACCTGGACATCGCCGAGGGTGAATTCGTCACCTTGCTCGGCCCGTCCGGTTGTGGCAAAAGCACGCTGCTCAAGATGATCGCCGGCCTGATCGAGCCTAGCGACGGGCGCCTGTTGCTGTGGCGCAAGCCCGGTTCGCGCCTGAGCGAAACCGGCAAAAGCCTCTCGTACGTGTTCCAGGAAGCCACGCTGATGCCTTGGCACAGCGTGCGCAAGAACGTGCGCCTGCCATTGGAGATGGACGGCGTGCCACGGGCCGAAGCCGACCGCCGGGTGCAAATCGCCCTGGAACGGGTGGGCCTTGAGCGCTTCGCCCAAGCCCTGCCTCGCGAGCTGTCGGGCGGCATGCAGATGCGTGTGTCGATCGCCCGCGGCCTGGTGGTAGAGCCGCAGTTGCTGCTGATGGACGAGCCGTTTGGCGCGCTCGACGAAATCACCCGCAACCACCTGGACAGCGACCTGCTGTCACTGTGGCAGCGGCATGCCTGGACCGTGATGTTCGTCACCCACTCGATCCACGAAGCGGTGTTTTTGTCGCAGCGGGTGATCGTCATGGCGGCGCGCCCGGGCCGGGTGGTGGCCGACATCCATATCGCCGAACCCTACCCGCGCACCGCCGAGTTTCGCCTGTCGGCGCGCTTCAGCGAATACGCCATGGCATTGCACCAGCACTTGGTCGATGCCAGCAGCGAGGAGCCCCTCTGA
- a CDS encoding ABC transporter substrate-binding protein, with protein MTVHPLTAALRSTALAVALLAGAQAQAATPITFITNWYAQAEHGGFYQAQADGLYARQGLDVTVQMGGPQVNPVQLLAAGRAQCIISDDIGTMLAREHGVPLQMVATTFQHDPSVIIAHAGVAKIEDLRSQTLLISSAAHSSWWPWAKARLGFKDDQVRPYTFNIQPFMADPQVAQQGYLTSEPFALQKAGAPFKVFALSEAGYPPYGNAIACDSQWLEKNPQQAAAFIQASMQGLKNYLANPAGGNALIRQANPQMGEDQLDYAVAKLRSTGLVSGGDAQAGGIGVITPARMQQTWQMAVDNHLIDAGKVPLEQMYTTRFIDQQPVLP; from the coding sequence ATGACCGTTCACCCGCTTACCGCCGCCTTGCGTTCCACCGCCCTGGCCGTTGCCCTGCTGGCCGGCGCCCAGGCCCAGGCCGCCACGCCCATCACTTTCATCACCAACTGGTATGCCCAGGCCGAGCATGGCGGGTTCTACCAGGCCCAGGCCGATGGCCTGTATGCCCGGCAAGGTCTGGACGTGACCGTGCAAATGGGCGGCCCCCAGGTAAACCCGGTGCAACTGCTGGCGGCCGGCCGCGCTCAGTGCATCATCAGCGACGACATCGGCACCATGCTGGCCCGCGAACACGGGGTGCCGCTGCAAATGGTCGCCACCACCTTCCAGCATGATCCCAGCGTGATCATCGCCCACGCAGGGGTCGCCAAAATAGAAGACCTGCGCAGCCAGACCCTATTGATCTCCAGCGCCGCCCATTCCAGCTGGTGGCCGTGGGCCAAGGCGCGGCTGGGCTTCAAGGATGACCAGGTGCGCCCGTACACCTTCAACATCCAGCCGTTCATGGCCGACCCACAAGTGGCGCAACAGGGTTACCTGACCTCCGAACCTTTTGCCCTGCAAAAAGCCGGCGCGCCGTTCAAGGTGTTCGCGCTCAGCGAAGCCGGCTACCCGCCCTACGGCAACGCCATCGCCTGCGACAGCCAATGGCTGGAAAAAAACCCGCAACAGGCCGCCGCCTTTATCCAGGCCTCGATGCAAGGCCTGAAAAACTACCTGGCCAACCCGGCCGGCGGCAATGCGTTGATCCGCCAGGCCAACCCGCAAATGGGCGAAGACCAACTCGACTACGCGGTGGCCAAACTGCGCAGCACAGGCCTTGTCAGCGGCGGCGATGCCCAGGCTGGCGGCATCGGCGTGATCACCCCGGCGCGCATGCAGCAAACCTGGCAAATGGCCGTGGACAACCACTTGATCGACGCTGGCAAAGTGCCGCTCGAGCAGATGTACACCACGCGCTTCATCGACCAGCAGCCGGTGTTGCCATGA
- a CDS encoding creatininase family protein, which yields MLNGYTPASRFLPYLSWTTIDSLPDKANTVIVLPAGALEQHGPHLPCAVDSIVAAGVVGKAMALLPEDVPAYALPPITYGKSDEHLHFPGTVTLTGELLLNTIIEIGESIYRAGFRKFLIVNAHGGQPQPLEMAARELRLRHGDFVIIARSAWSVPHDESFIPAKEKQLSMHAGHGETAIIMALAPDTVDMSQAAADFPPPFPCPTLSATRPAAAWCALDFGPSGVIGDPTGATLAQGQALLQQLGEQWAQAIGEVHRMQWLTRSATSWGRGHYQGHIQTQR from the coding sequence ATGCTTAACGGATATACCCCCGCCAGCCGCTTTCTCCCGTACCTGAGTTGGACCACCATCGACAGCCTGCCCGACAAGGCCAACACCGTAATCGTGCTGCCGGCCGGCGCCCTGGAGCAGCACGGCCCGCACCTGCCGTGCGCAGTGGACAGCATCGTCGCCGCCGGCGTGGTGGGCAAGGCCATGGCATTGTTGCCCGAAGACGTGCCGGCCTACGCGCTGCCGCCCATCACTTACGGCAAGTCCGATGAGCACCTGCACTTTCCCGGCACCGTGACCCTGACCGGCGAGTTGCTGCTCAACACCATCATTGAAATCGGCGAGTCGATCTACCGCGCAGGCTTTCGCAAGTTCCTCATCGTCAACGCCCACGGTGGCCAGCCGCAGCCGCTGGAAATGGCCGCGCGGGAACTGCGCCTGCGCCACGGCGACTTCGTGATCATCGCCCGCTCGGCTTGGAGCGTGCCCCATGACGAGAGCTTCATCCCGGCCAAAGAAAAGCAGCTGTCGATGCACGCCGGCCACGGCGAAACCGCGATCATCATGGCCCTGGCGCCAGACACCGTGGACATGAGCCAGGCGGCGGCGGACTTCCCGCCGCCCTTCCCCTGCCCGACCCTGTCGGCGACCCGCCCGGCTGCCGCCTGGTGCGCCTTGGACTTCGGGCCCAGCGGCGTGATCGGCGACCCCACCGGCGCCACCCTGGCCCAAGGCCAGGCGCTGCTGCAACAACTGGGCGAGCAATGGGCCCAGGCCATCGGCGAAGTGCACCGCATGCAGTGGCTGACCCGCAGCGCGACAAGCTGGGGCCGTGGCCACTACCAAGGGCATATCCAGACCCAACGCTGA
- a CDS encoding RidA family protein: MTDAQPLAQPLARYAAYHRAGDFIFLSGVIAVNPAENLIVNGFADIPAHIAEQLGQTFEFSTDFKQGPILAQSWYVLESIRRTVESAGGQMKDVFKLVQYMRNLDHFPYYSRVRKSFFPDASPVSTVVEVSAMLPCEQILVEVEATAYLPLR; this comes from the coding sequence ATGACCGACGCCCAACCTCTGGCCCAACCCCTGGCCCGCTACGCGGCCTACCACCGTGCCGGTGATTTCATCTTCCTCTCTGGGGTGATCGCGGTGAACCCCGCTGAAAACCTGATCGTCAACGGTTTCGCCGACATCCCGGCGCACATTGCCGAGCAGTTGGGACAAACCTTCGAGTTCTCCACGGACTTCAAGCAAGGCCCAATCCTGGCGCAGAGCTGGTACGTGCTGGAAAGCATCCGCCGCACCGTGGAAAGCGCCGGCGGGCAGATGAAAGACGTGTTCAAGCTGGTGCAGTACATGCGCAACCTGGACCACTTCCCCTACTACAGCCGGGTGCGCAAAAGCTTTTTCCCCGATGCGTCGCCGGTGTCCACCGTGGTCGAGGTCAGCGCCATGCTGCCCTGCGAACAGATTTTGGTGGAAGTCGAAGCCACCGCCTACCTACCCCTTCGCTGA
- a CDS encoding amidohydrolase family protein: MQNTMPSNIDNATTALVLSHARLPRWLLPEGWPQQAGEPQRAQLRIENGRITQVLAQPATCNGIDLHGTLVLPGLIEAHAHLDKTFTRQRLGPIEPGLLGAIAATQLDRRQWTRDDLHQRSQRALRQAASHGVSLLRSHVDWWSAAAPPAWSLLADLAQDSPVELQRVALVPLPLFANKSDATLIARQVQQYGGVLGAFIHTSNDNDAALRQLLDVATHHGLDLDLHVDEELSPHANGLARVAQYAQAIGFAGRIVCSHACSLAAQPAEVASHTLDSVARAPITLLALPSTNLMLQDAVAGRTPRQRGLTLIKEARERGIPLLLGTDNVQDAFCPTGRYDPVQTLQLAVLTGQLADAFDQASQAICRRDWLATPQARPTLIGAPAELTLFHSHSAFTWPADPERSLLRGHHLPDAFLAHLRSLT, translated from the coding sequence ATGCAAAACACAATGCCGTCCAACATCGACAACGCCACTACGGCCCTGGTACTCAGCCACGCCCGGCTGCCTCGCTGGCTATTACCCGAAGGCTGGCCCCAGCAGGCAGGCGAACCGCAGCGGGCACAGCTGAGGATTGAAAACGGGCGTATTACCCAGGTGCTCGCGCAGCCAGCCACCTGCAACGGCATCGACCTGCACGGCACATTGGTGTTGCCGGGGCTGATCGAAGCCCATGCCCACTTGGACAAGACTTTTACCCGCCAGCGCCTGGGGCCGATCGAGCCGGGCCTGCTGGGCGCCATCGCCGCCACCCAGCTCGATCGCCGGCAATGGACCCGGGACGACTTGCACCAGCGTTCGCAGCGTGCCCTGCGTCAGGCAGCCAGCCACGGCGTGAGCCTGCTGCGCAGCCACGTGGACTGGTGGAGCGCCGCGGCGCCGCCGGCCTGGTCGTTGCTGGCGGACCTGGCGCAGGACAGCCCGGTCGAACTGCAACGAGTCGCCTTGGTGCCCCTGCCGCTGTTCGCCAACAAAAGCGATGCAACCCTGATCGCACGCCAGGTCCAACAATACGGCGGCGTTTTGGGGGCCTTCATCCACACCAGCAACGACAACGACGCAGCCTTGCGCCAGCTGCTCGACGTGGCCACGCACCACGGGCTGGACCTGGACCTGCACGTGGATGAAGAGCTTTCGCCCCACGCCAACGGCCTGGCGCGCGTGGCCCAATATGCCCAGGCCATCGGCTTTGCCGGGCGCATTGTCTGCAGCCATGCCTGCTCCCTGGCCGCGCAACCGGCCGAGGTAGCCAGCCACACCCTGGACAGCGTGGCCCGCGCGCCGATCACCCTGCTCGCCCTGCCCAGCACCAACCTGATGCTGCAAGACGCGGTGGCCGGGCGCACCCCGCGCCAGCGTGGCCTGACATTGATCAAGGAAGCGCGCGAGCGCGGCATCCCGCTGTTGCTGGGCACCGACAACGTGCAAGACGCGTTTTGCCCCACCGGCCGCTACGACCCCGTGCAAACCCTGCAACTGGCCGTGCTCACCGGCCAACTGGCCGATGCATTCGATCAAGCGTCGCAAGCGATCTGCCGGCGCGACTGGCTGGCGACGCCTCAAGCACGCCCCACGCTGATAGGCGCACCCGCCGAACTGACCCTGTTCCATAGCCACAGCGCCTTTACCTGGCCCGCCGACCCCGAGCGCAGCCTGTTACGCGGCCACCACCTGCCCGACGCCTTCCTCGCCCACCTGCGGAGCCTGACATGA
- a CDS encoding TetR family transcriptional regulator C-terminal domain-containing protein, producing MNATPTPAKPTRSPKQSRQEIMDNIRAAAISEFSQHGFIGASTQAIAERAGLKKSQLHYYIEDKESLYAQVLGQLMNAWSKLFVFGAQDSATPRQILGEYVRQKLEFALDHPEISRIFTNELLSGGTRLEGFWPGALSTTQSKVDRLQTWVDQGILRPLNPRLSDHAYLGPDPVLRRLRAAGRIDPGPEPAVTRTATGNPRRVGDIRTRRLPPQRLIRTLALRHF from the coding sequence ATGAACGCAACACCGACCCCGGCCAAGCCAACCCGCAGCCCCAAGCAGAGCCGTCAGGAAATCATGGACAACATCCGTGCGGCCGCCATCAGCGAGTTCAGCCAGCACGGTTTCATCGGTGCCTCCACCCAGGCGATCGCCGAACGCGCGGGCCTTAAAAAATCCCAGTTGCACTACTACATCGAAGACAAGGAAAGCCTGTACGCCCAGGTGCTGGGGCAGTTGATGAACGCCTGGTCGAAACTGTTCGTGTTTGGCGCACAAGACAGCGCCACGCCTCGGCAGATCCTTGGCGAATACGTGCGCCAGAAGCTTGAGTTCGCCTTGGACCACCCGGAAATATCGCGCATCTTCACCAACGAGTTGCTCAGCGGCGGCACCCGCCTGGAGGGCTTCTGGCCCGGGGCCCTGAGCACCACGCAAAGCAAGGTGGACCGCCTGCAAACCTGGGTAGACCAGGGCATTTTGCGGCCCCTGAACCCGCGCCTGTCTGATCATGCATATCTGGGCCCTGACCCAGTATTACGCCGATTACGCGCTGCAGGCCGAATTGATCCTGGGCCAGAGCCTGCAGTCACCCGAACAGCAACGGGAAATCCTCGACGAGTTGGTGACATTCGTACTCGCAGGCTGCCACCTCAAAGACTGATCCGCACCCTTGCACTTCGGCATTTCTGA
- a CDS encoding GlcG/HbpS family heme-binding protein has protein sequence MKSVSFFLTGLLALAGTAAQAATHPQLDNAQALQVITSVKGSLAAEKSFGCVAVVDVSGTLLAFERLDGAPLGCVDASIGKARTSALYRAPSVKFMERLQKGENTVLEIPHAVALGGGYPLTLNGEVVGAVGVSTPVQALDNSASQTAAESLK, from the coding sequence ATGAAATCTGTATCGTTTTTCCTGACTGGTTTACTCGCTTTGGCCGGCACGGCTGCACAGGCTGCTACCCACCCGCAACTGGACAACGCCCAGGCCCTGCAGGTGATCACCAGCGTCAAGGGCTCCCTGGCCGCTGAAAAGAGTTTCGGTTGCGTGGCGGTGGTCGACGTGTCCGGCACGTTGCTGGCCTTCGAACGCCTGGACGGCGCGCCGCTGGGTTGCGTCGATGCCTCCATTGGCAAGGCCCGCACCTCGGCGCTGTACCGTGCCCCGTCGGTCAAGTTCATGGAGCGCCTGCAAAAAGGCGAGAACACGGTGCTTGAAATTCCCCATGCCGTGGCGCTGGGCGGCGGCTACCCGCTGACCCTCAATGGCGAAGTCGTGGGCGCCGTGGGCGTCAGCACACCGGTACAGGCCCTGGACAACAGCGCCTCGCAGACTGCCGCCGAAAGCCTGAAGTAA